The DNA region AGAAGCTGCTACATGGAAAAGAACGAATGTATAAACTATGCACTTCATGAGACCGGCGGAAGCTGGATGGCAGAAGCTGTACAGAAAAAGAAGGAAGAAAACATTATAAAGACCATTTGTCCTGAGTGTTCCGTACTGAATGATCAGAATGCAGAAAAATGCATCAACTGCGGAACTGTATTAAAGGGCAGGGAGTGCGAAAAAATAGATTTTTCCAATGATAAAGTAACTTTCACCCAGGTCGATATAACTGAAAAATATTATGGTATGGATCCGCATGAGGTCATGGACGAAGATTCAGGAGTTACTATCGGAGACATGGCCGATTATGTCGGCTTTAACAGGCTTTACTATATGCTCGCGTTCAGAAGGCTGAAGTTTTCTGATATTAAAATGTCAGTCAATCTTTCTGCGTTTCTGTTTCCTGAGTACTACTGTGCAGCAAGAAAAATGTTTGTTCCGGGAATGCTGATCATGCTTTTCCGTACACTTATAGCAATACCGTTTTATATTAATCTCCTTGCTGACGGCAGTATGCCTGGTCTTGAGTATTACGGGCTTGCCAGATATGCTGCAGCGCATGCCTTCACTGACGGAATGCTCAGCCTTACAAGAGCGGTCGATATAGCGCTGAAAGTATGCTTCGGGCTTTTTGCCAACGAGCTGTATTTCCGTTATTCACTTACCGTACTGAAGAGACTTCGTAAAGTTTCTCCGACACATCTGAAGTACAAGCAGCTTGCCGGTCAGTGCGGCGGAATAAGCATCGTAGGAATTATTACCATGCTCCTTATCCAGTTTCTGCTTGTTTCACTTATCCTTCTTGTAATGACACTGCTCGCTCAGTACAGTTAATTTTAAGGAAACACTGATTTCCGGAGGTGGTATTTCCGGGGATTCGACACGGAGCCCCACGCTCATTTATGAATAAATCAGCGTTTCCATAAAAAAAACACTTGACATTACTGATGCAATATGATAAAATGATACTGTTATCCTTGCTCGTGCTTAGTCGCGGGCGAAATCCAGAAGGAGGTGCAGTTAAATGGCAAAGCTCAAAGAAAATTATGAGTTAATGGTTATCTTCAACACAAAGCTTGGCGAAGACGGAATTAAGGAACTCGTAGAAAAGTACAAGGGTACAATCGAAAGACACGCTACTCTCACTTCAGTTGATGAATGGGGCAAGCGTAAGCTCGCTTACGAGATCGAAGACGAAACAGAAGGTTATTATGTTCTTTACAACTTCGAATCTACACCGGATTTCCCTGTAGAAATCGAAAGAAGACTTAACATCAACGAAAACGTACTTCGTTCTTTAGTAACTGTTGCAGTTGCTAAGTAAGCAATTTAAGGAGGAACTATGTTTAATAAGGTAATTCTCATGGGAAGACTGGTTGCAGATCCAGAACTGAGACAGACTCCTAGTAACATTTCCGTATGCCGTTTCAGAATCGCAGTTGACAGAGGATATCAGTCAAACAGCGGTGAAAGACAGGCTGATTTCATTTCGATCGTAGCCTGGAGACAGTCTGCTGAATTCGTCAGCAAGTATTTCTCCAAGGGCAAGATGATCATAGTTGAAGGTTCACTTCGTAATGCTGATTACACAGACGCTAACGGAGTTAAGCACTACGCTATGGAAGTTCAGGCTGATAAGGTAAGCTTCGGTGAATCAAAATCCGCTTCACAGAGCGCTCCTTCAGGTAATTTCCAGCAGCCTTCATACCAGGATGCTCCGGCCGCAAAGCCAGCTCCGGATGAATCAGTACAGATCGGTGACTTAGGTGAATTTGAAGAGATCCTGAGTGACGGTGACGTTCCTTTTTAATCGATTTTTCGTTCAGGTTTAAAATTTAGTGTTGAGGAGGGTTAATCATGGAAAAGGAAAAGGACAGAGAAAGAAGTCCTCGTAATGCAAAGAGACCTCGTAAAAAGGTTTGCTCATTCTGCGTAGACAGAGTTGAAGTTATCGACTACAAGGATGTTGCAAAGCTCAGAAAGTGCATGACTGAAAGAGCTAAGATTCTTCCTAGACGTGTAACAGGCACTTGTGCATTCCACCAGCGTGAACTCACAAAGGCTATCAAGAGAGCAAGACACGTTGCATTACTTCCATATGTTAGCGAATAATTTATAAGCTATATATAGAATGAGCTGCTCTGAGCGATCAGAGCAGCTTATAAAAAACCATCTAACTGTTAAATTCTAACGTTTATACAAACTAATGAGCTGTTTACAACTAATTGCACCTTTGATAATATTAAGGATTAACAGGAGATATGATACAAAACCGGTACACAAATAATAAGTCAGGATAATCTGACCTTTTAATATTATTTCAGCAGGTTTAGTATTATAGTGAGTCTGACTTAAAAAATCTGCAGCTAAAGTTTATGACCAAAAACATGCCGTATATCTGAATGATTCAGATATACGGCACTTGTTATATTTACAGTTTTTTAGCGGTCAGCTTTTGATCTGTGCTGCTACGAGGCTTTCGCCGCAGTAGATCTTACGAAGCTTCGGCTTTTCGATTTTGCCGGTTGGGTTCCTCGGAACGTCGGCAAAGATGATCTTGTGTGGTCTCTTGTATCTCGGGAGTGCCTTGCAGAATTCTTCTATTTCTGCTTCGGTACATTCCATTTCAGGCTTGATCTCAATTATTGCAGCTGTGATCTCGCCGAGTCTGTGATCCGGGAGGCCGATAACTGCAACGTCCTTGATCTTTGAATTTGAACGGAGGAAGTCTTCAATCTGAACAGGGTAGATGTTTTCACCGCCGCTGATGATAACGTCCTTCTTTCTGTCAACAAGGTAGATAAAACCGTCTTCATCTTCCTGAGCCATATCGCCTGTGAACAGCCAGCCGTCGCCGAGTACTTCTGCAGTAGCTTCAGGGTTCTTGTAGTAGCACTTCATAACGCCCGGACCCTTGACAGCTAGTTCGCCGACTTCGCCCTTCTTTACAGTGTTTCTGTTTTCATCAACAATACGTACTTCCCAGCCGTAGCCCGGAATGCCGATAGCGCCTACCTTGTGAATGTTCTCAACGCCAAGGTGTACGCAGCCAGGACCGATAGATTCGGAAAGGCCGTAGTTTGTGTCGTACTGATGATTCGGGAATACAGCCTTCCAGCGCTTGATAAGGCTCGGAGGAACAGGCTGTGCGCCGATATGCATAAGTCTCCACTGCGATGTTTCATAATCGCTTAAGTTTATTTCGCCGCGGTCGATGGCATCGAGAATATCCTGTGCCCACGGAACAAGCAGCCATACAATAGTGCATTTTTCATCTGAAACTGCTTTCATGATCGTTTTTGGTTTTACGCCCTTAAGAAGCACAGCCTTTGATCCGGAAATAAGGCTTCCGAACCAGTGCATCTTGGCACCGGTGTGATAGAGAGGCGGAATGCAGAGGAAAACATCATCTTCAGTCTGACCGTGGTGTTTCTGTTCAACTCTCGCTGAATGCATAAGGCTTTCGTGATTGTGAAGAATTGCCTTAGGGAATCCGGTTGTACCTGATGAGAAGTAGATCGCAGCATCGTCTTCATCTGTAAGCTCGATATCAGGAGCTGTACTTGAATGGTTGGCTGCAAGGTGGAGATAGTTTTCAGCAAATGTAGGGCAGTTGTCGCCTACGTAGAATATCAGCTTTACCTTCGGAATGTCTTCAGCGATCTCTTCCATACGTCCGATGAATTCAGGTCCGAAGATGATAGCGTTTGTATCAGCGAGATCGAGGCAGTACTTGATCTCGGAAGAAGTGTATCTGTAATTGAGCGGTACGGCAAGAGCACCTGTCTTGAGAATTCCAAAGTAGATAGGAAGCCATTCAAGACCGTTCATAAGGAGTATTCCGACTTTGTCGCCTTTTTTGATACCGCGGCTGATGAGAAGGTTTGCACAGCGGTTTGCCTTTTCATTGAAAACGCTCCATGTGATCTCACGGCGGTAGGTTTCTTCGCTGCTCTGTTCAATGAGTTCATATTCCTTCCATGTAACACGTCTCATTTCAGTAACTTCTGGATTTATTTCAACAAGTGCGGTTTTGTCGCTGAACTTTGCCGCATTGTTTTCAAGTAACTGTGTAATTGGCATTATTTCATGTCCTTTCGAAATTCGTTATAAGGCGAACGAAAAATACGTTCACTATAATATTTTACTACTTTAATGCAAAAAAGTCAATGGATAATAGAAGATAATAGAGTTTATTGTATAAGATGTACAAAAACACCTCCGGATATTATATTTCCGGAGGTGTCTGTTATTCTGAAAGATCTGTCAGGTACGGGAAAAACGTTTCCTGAACTGATCCGTTTAATGTCGGGAGACTGTTTTAAAGAAGTGTTATGCCGTGTTCAGCACATTTCTTTGTCATTTCCTCAGGCCAGATCGAGGACTGTACTTCTCCGATATGTGCTTTTTCGAGGAGAAGCATGCAGAGTCTTGACTGGCCGATACCGCCGCCGATCGTAAGCGGAAGCGTGCCGTCAGCGATCATTCTGTGGTAAGGGAATTTCATTCTGTCCTCTGCTCCGCATTCTGCGAGCTGCTTCTTAAGAGAAGTTTCGTCTACACGGATACCCATTGATGAGATCTCAAGTGCATTGTCAAGAACTTCATCCCATACAAGAATGTCACCGTTGAGTGACCAGTCATCGTAGTCAGGTGCACGTCCGTCGTGCTTTTCACCGCTTGCGAGCTTGCCGCCGATCTGCATGATGAAAACCGTTCCGTGTTCTTTAGTGATAAGACGTTCACGTTCCTTTGCTGTCTTGTCAGGATACATGTTTTCGAGTTCCTGTGTTGTTATGAAGAAAGGAGTGTCGTTTATCTGGCTTTTGAGCTGAGGATATCTGAGACTTACTTTCCTTTTGGTGTAAGCT from Ruminococcus sp. HUN007 includes:
- a CDS encoding single-stranded DNA-binding protein, whose product is MFNKVILMGRLVADPELRQTPSNISVCRFRIAVDRGYQSNSGERQADFISIVAWRQSAEFVSKYFSKGKMIIVEGSLRNADYTDANGVKHYAMEVQADKVSFGESKSASQSAPSGNFQQPSYQDAPAAKPAPDESVQIGDLGEFEEILSDGDVPF
- the rpsR gene encoding 30S ribosomal protein S18 — its product is MEKEKDRERSPRNAKRPRKKVCSFCVDRVEVIDYKDVAKLRKCMTERAKILPRRVTGTCAFHQRELTKAIKRARHVALLPYVSE
- the rpsF gene encoding 30S ribosomal protein S6, coding for MAKLKENYELMVIFNTKLGEDGIKELVEKYKGTIERHATLTSVDEWGKRKLAYEIEDETEGYYVLYNFESTPDFPVEIERRLNINENVLRSLVTVAVAK
- a CDS encoding RING finger protein encodes the protein MISYTGEECIVCRKKFEDGDDIVACPVCGTPYHRSCYMEKNECINYALHETGGSWMAEAVQKKKEENIIKTICPECSVLNDQNAEKCINCGTVLKGRECEKIDFSNDKVTFTQVDITEKYYGMDPHEVMDEDSGVTIGDMADYVGFNRLYYMLAFRRLKFSDIKMSVNLSAFLFPEYYCAARKMFVPGMLIMLFRTLIAIPFYINLLADGSMPGLEYYGLARYAAAHAFTDGMLSLTRAVDIALKVCFGLFANELYFRYSLTVLKRLRKVSPTHLKYKQLAGQCGGISIVGIITMLLIQFLLVSLILLVMTLLAQYS
- the asnA gene encoding aspartate--ammonia ligase, which translates into the protein MSKSLYLPEGYKASLSLRETQHAIKYIKDVFQQALSFAVTLDRVSAPLIVTTESGINDDLNGVERKVGFDIKEIGGKDAEVVQSLAKWKRMALYRYGYRPGEGIYTDMNAIRRDDDTDNTHSIFVDQWDWEKVITKEERTVEYLKETVKAIVKAVAYTKRKVSLRYPQLKSQINDTPFFITTQELENMYPDKTAKERERLITKEHGTVFIMQIGGKLASGEKHDGRAPDYDDWSLNGDILVWDEVLDNALEISSMGIRVDETSLKKQLAECGAEDRMKFPYHRMIADGTLPLTIGGGIGQSRLCMLLLEKAHIGEVQSSIWPEEMTKKCAEHGITLL
- a CDS encoding class I adenylate-forming enzyme family protein, with translation MPITQLLENNAAKFSDKTALVEINPEVTEMRRVTWKEYELIEQSSEETYRREITWSVFNEKANRCANLLISRGIKKGDKVGILLMNGLEWLPIYFGILKTGALAVPLNYRYTSSEIKYCLDLADTNAIIFGPEFIGRMEEIAEDIPKVKLIFYVGDNCPTFAENYLHLAANHSSTAPDIELTDEDDAAIYFSSGTTGFPKAILHNHESLMHSARVEQKHHGQTEDDVFLCIPPLYHTGAKMHWFGSLISGSKAVLLKGVKPKTIMKAVSDEKCTIVWLLVPWAQDILDAIDRGEINLSDYETSQWRLMHIGAQPVPPSLIKRWKAVFPNHQYDTNYGLSESIGPGCVHLGVENIHKVGAIGIPGYGWEVRIVDENRNTVKKGEVGELAVKGPGVMKCYYKNPEATAEVLGDGWLFTGDMAQEDEDGFIYLVDRKKDVIISGGENIYPVQIEDFLRSNSKIKDVAVIGLPDHRLGEITAAIIEIKPEMECTEAEIEEFCKALPRYKRPHKIIFADVPRNPTGKIEKPKLRKIYCGESLVAAQIKS